The following DNA comes from Trueperaceae bacterium.
CCGCGAGGGCGTGAAGGCCCACGACGGCACCGACATCACCGCCGAGGACGTGGCGTGGAGCATCAACCGCTTCCGCGAGATATCGATAGGTCGCTCGTCACTGGCCGTCGTCACCGACGTCACGGCCCTCGACGACTACCACGTGCAGGTCTCCACCGAGGAGCCGTTCGCGCCGCTGCTGGCGACTTTCTCCTACACGCTCATCGGCGTCTACTCGAAGGACGCCTACGACGCGGCCGGCAGCGACGAGGCGTTCTCCCTCCACCCCGTCGGGCCCGGCCCCTACCAGTTCGTCGAGTGGGTGCCCGGCCAAAGGCTCGTGCTGGAGGCGTTCGAGGACTACTGGGCCGGCGCGCCGAAGGTCAAGACCGTCGAGTTCCGCGTGATCCTCGACGAGGCCGCGCGCGTGGCGGCGCTCGAGGCCGGCGAGGTCGACGTCATACACGCCTTCGCGCCCATCGAGGCCGAGCGCCTGTCCTCGAACCCCGACGTCACCGTCATCAACCCGCCGTCCGCCGGCTTCATCCGCCTGAACATGAACACCTCGCGGCCGCCGTTCGACGACCCGCGCGTGCGCCAGGCGATGGCCTACGCCATCGACCGCGAGGCCATCGACGAGGCGATCTTCCTCGGCACGGCGCCCGTGTCGCACTCGCTGGTGCCGGCGGGCACGTTCGCCTACACGGACGAGTTCGACGTCTACCAGTACGACCCCGAGAAGGCCAAGGAGCTGCTGGCCGAGGCCGGGGTCCCGGACCTCACCTTCGAGCTGGCCTACGGCGCCGGGCGCTACCTCCTCGACAGCGAGGTCGTCGCGATCGTCCAGGCCCAGCTCGCCGAGATCGGCGTGACCGCGAACATCAGGGCGATGGAGTGGGCGCAGTTCTCCGAGTACATCCGCCAGCCGCCCGAGGAGTCGCAGACGCAGATGAACCTCACCTGGTGGCGCTCGGTGAACGGCGACCCCGACAGCGCGATCGGCGTGTTCACCGCCGCCGAGATGCCGCCGGCGGGCAACAACCCCACCTACTACGTGAGCGAGGAGTTCGAGCGCCTCTACGCGGCCCAGCAGACGGAGCCGGACCCCGACGCGCGGCGCGAGCTCCTCAGGGACCTGCAGCGGGTGCTGATGGAGGACCTGCCGGCCGTCCCGATGTACCAGCAGCCGCAGCTCTGGGCGGCGCGCAGCGACGTGGTGGGCATGGAGGACGTGATCACCCCGCTCAGCACCCTGCGGCCCCTCTACACCGTGTCGATCGAGTAGCCGACGACACCGCGAAGGCCGCGGCCCGCGGGGCGCCCCCGCCCACGGGCCGCGGCCGGCAGCCCCCGAGCCCCCGAGAATGTGGCGCTACGCCGTTCAGAAGCTGGTCCTGGCCGTCCCCACGGTCCTGGCGGTCGTGGCCTTCGTCTTCGTGGCCATACGCCTCGTGCCCGGGGACCCCGCGGTGATCATGGCCGGCGACTTCGCCGACGCCGCGACGCTCGACCGGCTGCGCCGCGAGTGGGGCCTGGACCGCCCGCTCCCCGTACAGTTCGGCGTCTTCGTGTCGAACCTGGTCAGGGGCGACCTGGGCGACTCGATCCGCTCGCGACAGCCGGTCGTGCGCGAGCTCGCCTCCCGCCTGGGCGTGACCTTCACGCTGGCGCTGGGGAGCATAGCGGTGACCCTCCTCATCGGCCTGCTCGCCGGCATCGCCAGCGCCGTCCGCCCCTACACCGTCGTCGACTACGCGTCCACGGTCGTCTCGCTCCTCGGCGTCAGCATGCCCATCTTCTGGTCGGGGTTGATACTGATAATCGTCTTCGCCCTGCGGCTCGACTGGTTCCCGACCGGCGGCATCGGCACCTGGAGGCACTACGTGCTGCCGTGCCTGAGCCTCGGCGTCTTCTCGGCCGGCGTGGTGGCGCGGCAGACACGCAGCGCCATGCTCGAGAGCCTGGCCACGGACTTCGTCCGCACGGCGCGCTCCAAGGGCCTGCCGCCACACCGGGTCGTGCTGAAGCACGCGTTCAAGGCGAGCCTCATCCCCATCATCACGATCACCGGGCTGCAGTTCGGCCGCATGCTCGCCGGGGCGATCCTCACCGAGACCGTGTTCAGCCTGCCCGGCCTCGGCAGCTACCTGGTCACGGCGATCGCGCAGCGCGACTACCCGGTGATACAGGGCATCGTCATGGTCATGGCGCTGTCGTTCACGCTCGTGAACCTCGTCACCGACCTCCTCTACCCGCTCGTGAACCCGCAGGTGAGCCAGTGAGCGCCGACGCCGGCGCGGAGGCGGCGGCCACCGTCGGGAGGCAGCGCCCGTCGGCCAGGGCGCTGAGGCGCTTCCGTCGCCACCGCGCCGCGCAGGCGGGCCTGGCGCTGCTGCTCCTGCTGCTCCTGGCCGGCCTGCTCGCGCCGCTCATCGCGCCCTACGACCCGAACGCCACCGACCTGAGGCTGCGCCTCGCCCCGCCGTCGTGGGAGCACTGGTTCGGCATGGACCACCTGGGGCGCGACCTGTTCTCGCGCGCCATCTACGGCGCCCGCATCTCGGTGCTGATCGGCGTGATCTCGGTGGGGATCGCCCTCCTCGGCGGGATGCCCCTGGGGATGGCCGCCGGCTACGCCGGCGGGCGCGTCGACCGCGTCCTCTCGGCCGTGATCGACTTCCTGCTCTCGTTCCCGCCGCTCCTGCTGGCGATCCTCGTCATCGCGATCTTCGGCCCTGGCCTGCGCAACGCGATGATCGCGATAGGCGTCTCGCTCGTGCCGGTCTTCGCGCGCCTGATCAGGGCCGAGGTGCTGCGCGTACGCGAGGAGGTCTACGTCGAGGCCGTGCGAGCGCTGGGGGCGCCGCACCCTAGGGTCCTGTGGGTGCACATCCTCCCGAACTCCCTGCCGCCGATCATCGTCCAGGTCACGCTCAGCATGGCCACGGCGATCCTCTCGGCCTCGTACCTCGGCTTCCTCGGGCTGGGCGCGCAGCCGCCCACGCCCGAGTGGGGCGCCATGCTCAACGAGGGGCGGCGCTACCTGCGCAGCGCGCCGCACGTCTCGATCTTCCCCGGCACCGTGATCGTGATCGCGATCCTCGCGTTCAACCTCTTCGGCGACGGCCTGCGCGACGCGCTCGACCCCAGGGCGCACCGCGGCTAGGCCGCGAGAAAGGCAAGACATGAGCGAACCCCATCCCTCAGAGGCGCGCCTGCTCTCCCAGGTCTCCGGGCCCAGGTTGATGGAGGCCACGAGGGCCATCGCGCGGTGGGTCCGGCTGTCGGGAGAGCCGGACGAGCTCGCCAGCTTCGAGTGGGTGCGGGACCGGCTGAGGGAGTACGGCTACGAGACCGAGCTCACCCACCACCGCGCCTACATAAGCCTCCCGGGACCGGCCGTGCTGCGCGTCGCGGGCCAGGAGCGGACCATCGCGGGCATCAGCCACGCTTTCGCCGCGAGCACTCCCCCCGACGGGCTCACCGCCCGGCTCGTCGACGCGCGCGAGCGTGAGGCCGCGGGGTCTTGCGCGGGCGCGATCGTGCTCGTCGACGGCATGGCGAGCGGGGTCTCGGTGCGCGAGTGGGAGGGCCGCGGCACGGTCGGGCAGGTCCACGTGCACGACGACCACCTCCACGAGACCAGCGTGTCGCCGGTGTGGGGCAACCCCACCGAGGAGGGCCTGGCGCTGATGCCGTGCACGCCCAGCCTGGCGATCAGGCGCTCGGACGCGGCCTGGCTGCGGGAGCTGCTGGCCGCGGGACCCGTCGAGGTGACCGTCCACACCGAGGTCCTCACCGAGTGGCGCGAGGTCCCGCTCCTCACGGCCGAGCTCCCGTCGGCGCCGCGGGAGCCTTACGTGCTCCTCTCGAGCCACATCGACTCCTGGTACCACGGCGCCATGGACAACGGCAGCGCCAACGCGACCACGCTGGAGGTCGCGCGGCTGCTCGCCGAGAGCGCCGGCGAGCTGCGCCGCGGCCTGAGGGTGGCCTTCTGGTCGGGCCACTCGCACGGGCGCTTCGCGGGGTCGGCCTGGTACGCCGACGACCGCTGGCTCGACCTGTACGAGCACTGCGTGGCCCACGTGTTCGTCGACTCGACGGGCGGTATGGGCGCGACGGTCGTCACCGAGGCGCCCGTCATGCCGCAGACGAAGGCGTTGGCGGCCGCGTCCGTGACGGCCGTGACCGGCGAGGAGTTCGACGGCAAGCGCATCGGCCGCTTCGCCGACCAGTCGTTCTACGCCATCGGCCTCAACTCCGTGTTCGGGACGCTCTCCGAGCAGGAGGCGTCTTCCTCTGCGGACGCGATCAGCTTCAAGACCGGCGGCAGGCGCGCCGGCGGGCTGGGCTGGTGGTGGCACACGCCCGACGACACCGTCGACAAGGTCGACGAGGCCTTCCTCGTCAGGGACACGAAGATCTACCTCTCGGCCCTGCACCGCCTGCTCACCGCGCCGCGCCTGCCCTTCGACTACCGGCCGGCGATCGACGAGATCGCCTCGACGATCCGGGCCCGGGCCGCGTCCGCGGAGAGGCACCTCGACCTGCGCGGGCTCTTAGGCGACGTCGCCCGGGCCCGGGACGCCGTCTACGCCTTCCACGAGGCCCTCGACGGGTCCGGCGCCGAGGCCGACGATGTCGCGAACCGGGCCCTCCTGGCGCTGTCGCGCCACCTCGTCCCCGTGGCCTTCCACGAGAGCGGACGCTTCGAGCGCGACCTCGCCGAGCCTCTGGTGCCGGTGCCCGCGCTGCGTGACCTGGAGCGCCTGGCGGAACTGGCGGAGGGCGACCCCCTGGCCCACGCCATGGCCACGCGGCTGCACAGGACAGTGAACCGCGTCCGCTTCGCGCTGCGGAACGCGACCGGGGTCGCCAGCGAGGCCGCGGAACAGCTAGGGAAGGCAGCCGCCCCCACGGAGCGGTGAGCGGCGCGCGGGGACGCCTCCCGTCCCCTATGCTGGCGGCGAGGAAGCTGCGCAGCGGGTCGTTGCGGGGGCCCGGGTCGGCCTGGCCAGCCGCATGCCCGCCCGAGAGCGCGCGTCCCCGACGCCGATGATGCACGCCCAGCCGGGCCGCCCCGGGGCGGTCCAACCCATGGGAACCCGCCTCCTGAGGCCCGGTAGCTCCTGGCTGCCGACGTTGCTGCGGCTGTCCTGGTACGCCGCCCTCCTCGCGATCGCGGCGCTGTTCGCGTCGAGCGTGCCGGCCAGCTACCGCCTCCTCAGCTCCGGCACGGTAGGGGTCCTGCTGAAGCAGGACCTCCAGGGGCGGGTCGCCCTGCAGCCCATCCCCGGGCGCCCCGCCGCGTCCGCCGGCGTGCGAGCTGGGGACGTGCTGCTCGCCGTGGACGGCGAGCCGGTCGGGTCGTCCGCCACGGCGGCGCTCGTGGCGCGCATGCGGGGCGCGCCGGGCGAGCCGATGACGCTCACCGTCGAGAGGGCCGACGGCGGGACCGCCGACGTGGAGCTCGTGCGCACGCACCCCGCGTCGGAGCGGCTCGGCATCTCCCCCCGGACCTACGCGCTCATCCTCATCGTCGTCGGCGCGCTGTTCGTGGCGGCCTACATCGTGCCCGCGGGGATCATCGCGCTGCGCCGCCCGGACAACTGGGTCGCGGCCCTGGTCTGGCTGACGCTGGTGCTGATCGCCGTGTTCAACTCCCGCGCCAACGCGGCCCTGACCTTCGCCGACGGACCGCTCGGGCTAGCCGTCACCGCCGCCTACCACGTGGCCGTCCTCCTGGTGCTGCTGGTCTTCCCCGACGGCCGCCTGTCCCCGCGCTGGGCCCGCTGGTACCTGTTCGTCGGCCTCGCCTGGATCGCCTTCAAGGTCGCCCCGCTGCCGGCGTCGTACGCGCTGATGGCCACCCCGTTCTGGGTGCTCATCGACTTCCTGGTGTTCGGCATCGCCGTGACCGCCCAGGTCGCCCGCTTCAGGCGGTCGACGGACCCCGCCGCCAGGCAGCAGACGAAGTGGCTGGTGTACGGGCTCGTCACGGCCTTCCTGGTGCAGTACGCCTACTACATCCCGCTGGAGTTCGTGAGCACGTTCCAGAGCCGGTCGGTCTACGAGTTCGCCGGCTCGATCGTCAACCACGTCCTCATGCTGGGGGTCCCCGTCGCCTTCACCTACGCGGTGCTGCGGCACCGCCTCTACGACATCGACCTGATCATC
Coding sequences within:
- a CDS encoding ABC transporter substrate-binding protein, with amino-acid sequence MTQSLSARRLPLPHKLVLALLLAVGAMLSTATAQSRDRLVIALPIDITIPDLHKGSGLPAFGAVAQIADPLVLERDGEIIPWLAESWEYTDGGRNLIFKIREGVKAHDGTDITAEDVAWSINRFREISIGRSSLAVVTDVTALDDYHVQVSTEEPFAPLLATFSYTLIGVYSKDAYDAAGSDEAFSLHPVGPGPYQFVEWVPGQRLVLEAFEDYWAGAPKVKTVEFRVILDEAARVAALEAGEVDVIHAFAPIEAERLSSNPDVTVINPPSAGFIRLNMNTSRPPFDDPRVRQAMAYAIDREAIDEAIFLGTAPVSHSLVPAGTFAYTDEFDVYQYDPEKAKELLAEAGVPDLTFELAYGAGRYLLDSEVVAIVQAQLAEIGVTANIRAMEWAQFSEYIRQPPEESQTQMNLTWWRSVNGDPDSAIGVFTAAEMPPAGNNPTYYVSEEFERLYAAQQTEPDPDARRELLRDLQRVLMEDLPAVPMYQQPQLWAARSDVVGMEDVITPLSTLRPLYTVSIE
- a CDS encoding ABC transporter permease; protein product: MWRYAVQKLVLAVPTVLAVVAFVFVAIRLVPGDPAVIMAGDFADAATLDRLRREWGLDRPLPVQFGVFVSNLVRGDLGDSIRSRQPVVRELASRLGVTFTLALGSIAVTLLIGLLAGIASAVRPYTVVDYASTVVSLLGVSMPIFWSGLILIIVFALRLDWFPTGGIGTWRHYVLPCLSLGVFSAGVVARQTRSAMLESLATDFVRTARSKGLPPHRVVLKHAFKASLIPIITITGLQFGRMLAGAILTETVFSLPGLGSYLVTAIAQRDYPVIQGIVMVMALSFTLVNLVTDLLYPLVNPQVSQ
- a CDS encoding ABC transporter permease, with the protein product MSADAGAEAAATVGRQRPSARALRRFRRHRAAQAGLALLLLLLLAGLLAPLIAPYDPNATDLRLRLAPPSWEHWFGMDHLGRDLFSRAIYGARISVLIGVISVGIALLGGMPLGMAAGYAGGRVDRVLSAVIDFLLSFPPLLLAILVIAIFGPGLRNAMIAIGVSLVPVFARLIRAEVLRVREEVYVEAVRALGAPHPRVLWVHILPNSLPPIIVQVTLSMATAILSASYLGFLGLGAQPPTPEWGAMLNEGRRYLRSAPHVSIFPGTVIVIAILAFNLFGDGLRDALDPRAHRG
- a CDS encoding M28 family peptidase; amino-acid sequence: MSEPHPSEARLLSQVSGPRLMEATRAIARWVRLSGEPDELASFEWVRDRLREYGYETELTHHRAYISLPGPAVLRVAGQERTIAGISHAFAASTPPDGLTARLVDAREREAAGSCAGAIVLVDGMASGVSVREWEGRGTVGQVHVHDDHLHETSVSPVWGNPTEEGLALMPCTPSLAIRRSDAAWLRELLAAGPVEVTVHTEVLTEWREVPLLTAELPSAPREPYVLLSSHIDSWYHGAMDNGSANATTLEVARLLAESAGELRRGLRVAFWSGHSHGRFAGSAWYADDRWLDLYEHCVAHVFVDSTGGMGATVVTEAPVMPQTKALAAASVTAVTGEEFDGKRIGRFADQSFYAIGLNSVFGTLSEQEASSSADAISFKTGGRRAGGLGWWWHTPDDTVDKVDEAFLVRDTKIYLSALHRLLTAPRLPFDYRPAIDEIASTIRARAASAERHLDLRGLLGDVARARDAVYAFHEALDGSGAEADDVANRALLALSRHLVPVAFHESGRFERDLAEPLVPVPALRDLERLAELAEGDPLAHAMATRLHRTVNRVRFALRNATGVASEAAEQLGKAAAPTER
- a CDS encoding PDZ domain-containing protein, giving the protein MGTRLLRPGSSWLPTLLRLSWYAALLAIAALFASSVPASYRLLSSGTVGVLLKQDLQGRVALQPIPGRPAASAGVRAGDVLLAVDGEPVGSSATAALVARMRGAPGEPMTLTVERADGGTADVELVRTHPASERLGISPRTYALILIVVGALFVAAYIVPAGIIALRRPDNWVAALVWLTLVLIAVFNSRANAALTFADGPLGLAVTAAYHVAVLLVLLVFPDGRLSPRWARWYLFVGLAWIAFKVAPLPASYALMATPFWVLIDFLVFGIAVTAQVARFRRSTDPAARQQTKWLVYGLVTAFLVQYAYYIPLEFVSTFQSRSVYEFAGSIVNHVLMLGVPVAFTYAVLRHRLYDIDLIINRTLVYVPLTAILAGVFAASVTLLRGLFDSLLGASSGAAPVLSSILVVALLTPVKDALQKAVDARFGYSSRADRALKDLEAQVTSRLHEVDAGPAMRRLLEHAVRAFDAVGGAAELEAGGESRTLGTVGVWTGESVVTVPVETSGRTFGCVRLAARRRGAAYLAADVERLRAAAAVVATAIAEDREE